A window of Magnolia sinica isolate HGM2019 chromosome 13, MsV1, whole genome shotgun sequence genomic DNA:
AATTTCACCAGTCACATCAATCACCTGAGAGCTCCCAGAAGTCGGGAAGTCCGAAACTGCAGAAGGGTTTAGATGCAATCACTTCTTCCCTTAACTACCTTGGTGATACTATTGGAAATGCCTTTGAGGTTGTGTTTTCTTTCAGAACTACTCTTATAACTTTTCACAAGTTTACATTTCTTACACCCTTTTTAGACTGGGAAGGTCACTGTATGTTTCTACTTCAGCTTGGAAATTGTAGTAGACTCAACTTGATGCTAGTTTTCTGCAAACAGAAAGTTGGATTCTAATTAAATATCTCAATCATCTGGCAAAGTTACCATTTaggtctctctttctctccataaTGATATTGTTTCCTACATTTCTTCAGGAAGGTCTAACAATCATGGAGAGCAGGACTGCCGACATAATCTCAGAAACCCGCAAGATGAATATCAGGAGGAAGGGAATCAATCCTGATCAACAAAACCAAGCCAGTGATTCATTGAGTCCACAGCAGCAACCGCCTCAGATGCAAACGGACCAAGAAACTCAACTTAAGGCCTCCCGTGATGTATGGTGGCAACTGCGTATCATCAGATCATGCAGCTAAAAAATGTTTTGCCTACATTGGCTCTTGGCTTCTCTCTAGGCAAATTAACTGAAATCCTTGTCCGAGTGACCAAAAACCATGTTTTAGATTCTTGGGACTTGGAACTGGATTAAGTAAATTGGTTTGGCAGGGAACTGAGCAATGTCCCAGAAAAACCAAAGATTTGACAAAGACtttctgaaaagaagaagaagaagaagaagaagaaggaattaaTTAAGTCAATTGACTTTCCTTTATTAATCACTGGTTCGGAAGGTGACTGAGGCTGCACTTGGATGACTAATGAGTTGAAGAAATACAATAGGTGGTTCAATTAAGTGGAAATGACCATGTTGTAATTACCTTCACcagtattcataatgaggaagcgGTCCCTCCAGATATTACATCCCTTCCAACTCCAACTTGAAGCAACATAATTGCAATTGGAGCCTAATGCCTCAGAATGCAATTACAATCTGGTCATGTCCATTTAATCGAACCAGCTATTGCAAattcaatggtgcatccaaagGCGGACTATGGCGATTggcctcttcttttcttttcttattattttttctaaataaacttCTCCAAGTTTTATTGTTTTTTAAAAGGCGGAAATTGAAAACATTCTTGGTTTCCactagattttttttccttttgatgtgGGGAAtggttctcttttttcttttttgtttcttttttttctttttttcttttttttcttttttttgttgcgATTTTAAACATTTCTTCAGTACCCCTCCGTCTGCCTGAAAGTcaagttttccttttcttttttttctttttttttttttttgaaatatttaaagaataaatattccctctctcttttgtttttgaaatatttaaagAATAAATATTCCCTCTCTCTGgttgaaaatgcatgattattgATGGCCTCAGATTTGACTCGCAGGTTGCGATGGCAATGGCTGCCAAAGCCAAGCTTCTTCTGCGAGAGCTGAAAACCGTAAAAGCAGACCTAGCTTTTGCAAAGGAGCGGTGCGCACAGCTAGAGGAGGAGAATAAAATCATCAGGGAGAGTCGTGAAAAAGGAGTTATTCCGGAAGATGACGATTTGGTATGCCTGCTTTATTCTTCATCCATCAGATGCATTCCTTGCCATGATTTTTTAAGGTGTTTTATGAATGGAAAGTATAGACGTCATGCCGAAGCCTTCATGTGCAATGCCCTATACACTTCCCCGACTATACTGAGGCACGTGTTTATGAGTTCCAAGCCATTTATCAAATGGATTACACGTTTGATGTGACCtggtccaagaatcaggttggccAGTAGACCTCTAACTGCTGCTGGATTCAAGAACAGAGTGTGGGCTGTTggtccccaaaatcaagcactcaGTAATTGTctaaccagcctgatttttagaccaAGTCACTTCGATGGTGAGCCTAGAACTAGACACTGCCCATGCATGGTTCAGTATTGGATGCACGTTATGGTTAGGTAACCTCTGAATGGCATTAGTGACGAGCCATATTAGCTCATTGTTGCAGTGCAAGTGTTCACATCCTAAGatgcatacatgtatgtatgctaTATGATGTGCATGTCATGTGTATGCAGAATGCGAAGCCAAAAGCTCCCTCGTGGGCTTGGTGCTCAGTTCAGTTGACTTGGTTTCTTCCATACATTTAAAGAAAACAtaattgccaaaaaaaaaaaacaagaggctCTAAGAAAGGTCGAAGAGGTTAATCACGGCAGATGTGTCAACTTGATAAGCATGTGAGAGATCTGAGCCATGTACAAGGTGGACCATTGTGGGAACATGGGGTCCCAAAATCCAGACTGTTCCAATCATCAGGCGGGTATGCATGTATGCTGAATATTGGCAATTGGTGATTTTCTTTGTCCATGTTTTCATGAGTTTGGTTTTCGTAAtgactggattggcctgatttatgGGCAAGATGTCTGCCCCACTTTGATGATTGGCCTGGATCTCTCACATGTGTGCCACGTTGGCACGTGTCCGGTGATTCACCCCTCAATTTCTCCAATCACGAGAAAATAGGCCCAGTCAATTTGTCTGTCTACCCACTTTGCAGTATACATTGACATGGATTGAGTCCATTCAAGTTGAGGATCTAGACCAAAGTTTTGAGCACGGTTGTGATGTGTGTATTATGTTGTGTAATTCTTAACTAGTGTAAGATCCACATGTCATTTGATCAGCTTGGGCCCACCTTCTGTTTCAGAAACCTGACTACAAATTCCTTAGTCCGAGAAGCGTAAGCTGTAGGTTTGCTTTCATTTTCTGAATGGTGGTTACTCATCTACTGTGAATTTGACTTTATGTCTGCGAATCCAGACCACCCCCTTTGTGGATGGAGCAGTTCAATTTGGACAGATGGCCAGTTTAGTTTTAGCTCTACATGCATTGGCCACcaactggatggttaggattgtttattGTTAATGCATGTTTCACTCACAACGGGCCTCTAGCATctggatggatggataggattgaCTTACAAGTTTGCATGTACACCCATTTATAATTTCTTATACATGTTTGCATGTCCGAGAAAACTGTCAAAAACCCAACACTGTTAAGCTTCTGGCTGTGTCTCAGATTCGCCTCCAACTTGAGACACTGTTAGCGGAGAAGGGGCGACTAGCTAATGAGAACTCTCTCTATGCTCGTGAAAACCGCTTCCTGCGGGAGGTTGTTGAATATCATCAACTCACCATGCAAGATGTCGTCTACTTGGACGAGGGCATCGAAGAGGTCACGGAGGTTCGTCATTTCCCGATCATTCCAATTACAGAGGTCCGCCTGAGGCCTCCATCCCTGCCACCGCCGGACAGGAGTGAGGCCCCTCCTACTGCAAATACAAAAGGCACCTTCCCAGATCAAGCGATTCCGGATGCACTTCCTGTCCCCGCACCTCCATCAGGTTCCCCCGCTGCTGCTACTCCAACAGCCCCTGTCCTAATACCTGCAGGTGAAGATCCAAAGCAACGGCAACGTTCCCCAAGCCCTTCTTCTTGAATTGTGAGCCATCCACCACCCTTCTTATACCCGTTCTTTCCATTCTTTGTATGTAACATTAATTTTGTTTTATCGATGATCAGCGTTTCTGTTTGCTTATCATCACTGTTGCAATaatccttctttctttttctttttttctttttctttctttcttttttcttttcgtaaTCTGAACTTACACATCTCTGATCCTGTTTGCTCATTGTTATTATGATTCTTTCTTCTCTAACTCCCTGAAATGCTTATATTGACTGGGTATAAGTAGGGTGGTTTCAGCTTTTGCAGCAGAAATCGACATCAATAGTGAAAAAGAAATGGTTGCTCTACCAGTCCATATTGCTGTGGCTCCTTGTAATTCAATCCTAAGCACCGGTTTGGGTGATGCCTGAAAATTAATTCGTATCATTTTAGTTAATCGTAATTCAGATGAACCCATTTTTAGGCATCCACCAAAGAGGCTCTGAATGGAAGATTTCAAATTTTGTTCGTATGTTAACCTAGGCACATTGGAGAAGTGTGTTAAACCCACGGTCGTTGGTAAATTTTGCTCATTGATCCCTGGTGGTCTATTGGAATGGCAACTCCTGAAACTCACCCTGATTAAATGATCTCAACCATTTGGGTCCTTTCTCATGCATTGGTAGTAGACTCATACGAGTTTCACCACGAGGTTATGGGTTCaaatacccattgtggtgaaatcccactttgGTGCGAGTgtattaaaataaaatagaattaaaaattaaaaattaaaaaaaaaaaaaaaaaaaaaaaaaaccattaaaaatgaGTAGGCCTACAATGTTGACCAGGTGGACACTGAATGCAATTCAAATTTGAGAGGGGGAAAAAGCTAGTTACGGATTCCTATGAAATGCTGCTGAACTGTGGAGTTGTCTGATATTCAGGTGGATTGTGATGGTTGAAGTGTTGCATTAATTGTTGAGattttggttttaaaaataaatatttttttgaaaattttatttcccgccaaaatgaatttgaaaaaataaaagaaagattaCTTTTTTTTAGTCCACATCGGATAAAGTGGATAAAAACTCTTTGTTTATAAGTCTTTGAGTAtggagtattcttacttggagcaaTGAAGGTAGAGATGCTCACTTTCCATATTTCAATGTTACATACTAGAACACACGTATGTACGCACACTCGGGCTCGGGCAAGGGTGTGGACAATGTGGTTGTAGTAGCGCTAGATGACACATTTTGCACTTTGCACATACACAAGGGTGTGGACAATGTGGTTGTAGTAGCGCTAGATGGCACATTTTGCACTTTGCACATGCACATCGTGTCGCAAAGTGGTCGCTCCCTATCAACCTTATGCAAATCACTGCGAGACAGTGCAAGAGAGAAGTGCGAAGTGGTATGGGCTTTATAGGCTACTGGAAATGGTTAGATCAGTGGATCCAAAACCGTCAACTATTTTTTAGAACAGCTAGTAGCCTTAATAGCTAAAACAGTCCGAAAACGGACGACccttgatgatccaacggtcatatCGTTGATCTAACAATCTGAAATGTTCAGAATTTAGTGTCAATGGTCAGAAATGTTTCACAAACATTCTGAATCATTGATGACCACCTGGCAATGGTCCACCCCCAGATGCTATATAAACTGAACCTTTTAGGTATAGAATCATCCAAGTCCAATAAATCCAATCCGATTTGATCTCTCTAAGTTTTTCTTTTAAGGTTATTCAAGAAGAACTCGCTGACTGAATCACTGAGTTTGATCACTCAATAAATCTATCAGAGTTCTAAACTGCGTTGACCAAGTCCCTGAGTAGGTCCCTTCGTGATTGCTGCATGCAGGGCCTTAAGAAAAAAAGCTTGTCTTATCTTGGGAGCAATTCACCTATAACACATCAACAGTCTCAATTTCAATTGAAAAGGGTGTGAATcaagctttaaggacaacgtattatACACGTGATTCAACCTGGTgttaatttcatatttatttcTTAGGTTTCCAATATTATTTGTGAAATATTTTCCAACATTCTTAAAGCTTGATTATGTATACCAAAAGTGTTGCATCAATTAAACTGATGAATCGAGATTTGATCATATCGAATCGATTCGATGGTACAAAACCGTACAAACTTCACTAGATGAAAGAAAAGTTTAAGTTTCTTTTCACTACCTTGAAGATATTCTATATTCTGGACCCCAATCTATAACCTCTACCAGAAGCGACCAATAATGACACCCCATAACAAATCACTATCAGAATCAAacgacaagaagatgaactgttgtgtCGCGATCATGTTCTCAACGCATTGTCTGATGGGTTGTACAACCTATACACAAAAATAACTTCAACAAAAGAAATTTGGAATGCTTTGGAAAACAAGTACAAGGCCgaagaagaaaaaacacaaaaaatttcTAATCGTCGAGTACTTAGATTTCATGATGGTAGACAATAAGCATCTAGTAGCCCAAATTCATGAATTATAGTTGATCCTAAACAAAATAAAGACACTAAAAAATGATTTACCTAAATCTTTCCAAGTCAAAGCTATTATAGCCAAACTACCTCCAAGTTGGAAAGACTATAGGAAGAAGCTATTGCATGAATCAGAAGAGTTCAccttgaaataaataaaaaagcataTTCGTATTGAGGAAGAATCTCGCAACCGAGATAAGAGGGATGACACCAATGGTGCATCCTCGTCTAAGGTAAATGCAgtagaaaaatcatccaaaaataATAACTCTGAGAAGAACGAATCCCTAAAACCCAACAAAgatcaagggaaattcaagaaaacccaaaagaagaaaaatggtaaACCCGAGGGTCCTTGCTATGTCTGTGGCAAGATCAGACATTTTTCCTGAGTTTGTAGGGACTacaaaaagcctaagaaagaggctaatacAGTAGACGATGATATCATAATAATGGTCACGAAAGTGAACATAGTTCAAGAGAAAGTCTATgattggtggtatgatacaggtgccacagtcTATGTATACAATGACAGATTTGCCTATAAATTTATGACCTTAGAATAACCAAGTTGGGACCGAGAGTTGTAAATTGTATctttgtaggatatgcacaaaatagtaaagcctaTAAACTCTTAGACTTATAATCTAATGTGATCATAGAATCTAGAGATGTATAGTTTTTTGAGAACTTGCTATCCATGGAGAAAAAAGATACTGCTATTCTATCTCCTAATAAAACTATAGAGAACtcaaaaagaagttaaaactcCTAGTGAACCTCGTAAGAACTAAAGAACAAGAGTAGATAAGAGTTTTGATCTTGATCAAATAGACTTTCAGcatctctcttttcatctagtagAGGATGATAGAGAGAAGGTCACTAGAAAAATATCTATAGTTTTGACTGTAAaagataaacctaaaacctttaatGAAGTTATGACTTCAAAACAATTCACTTTTTGGAAAGAGactattaatgatgaaatggattcaattgtgtcaaatcaaacatgggaattggTAGACCTACCTCCATGATCTAAACATATAGGGTGTAAGCGGATATTTAAGAAGAAATACAACACTAATGGTACAATACAAACCTTTAAGGCTATATTAGTAGCCAAGGCATTTCATCAGAAAGAATgaatcgattattttgacacattCACCAGTTGTtagaataacatcgattaggattttattttctttaacatccatacatcatcttcatatccattaaatggacgtgaagacagcatTCTTGAATGGTGACCTTGATGAGGAGGAATACATTGAGCAACTGGAAGGGGTCGTTCTACTATAAAATGAAAGGAAAGTATGTAGACTTattaaatctttgtatggattaaaacaagcgcCCAAACAGTGGCATGGAAAGTTTGATTCAAATATGTTATCTTATGGTTTTATAGATAACATAATTGATAAGTGCTTATACTCTAAagtttgtgatgattatatgtatatatgtagatGACATGTTAATTATCAGAAACAAAATAGAAGAtgtaactgaaacaaagaggtttttcTCCTCcgttttcaaaatgaaagatcttggataAGTGAATACTATACTAggtattaaaatttaaataaaaaaatataatagggGTTATGCGTTGtatcagtctcattatattgagaagatactgaACAAGTTTAACTACTTGAAATCAAAGAGGCGAAAACCTCATTTGAtccatgtaagccccgtatcctagaccgtaccgctccgtaggcttccgcgatccttccggtcatatttcggcaaccttcgcaccgtattcggtgtttgcgcacgatcctaagccaggtcccgcgcaccgacgtcggcttggtccgaaagttatatcatagcgaccgcgtcgtcgccgcggttccaacgccgtgacttgcgcaccgaaccgatacccaggcaagaagatgccgatcagcgtttattccgaagaaacaccgcgcgttgcggatttcgagggaatctctacaattagtcccatcaatcaaccattaaagcatcccatacctcaagtacaacaacccatctccacctttttcaaaagtccaccattctttccacctcaccactcctcttttccaaatttcaacaacaaccatacaccttttcacaattttcaacccaaaccatcccccatcactccatcacccatctctttctctctctctctccctttacaactatctttcttattcatttttttcaaaaatccaaatccaagagagagcaccatacgtatgagtcccccatggtgagaaaacttcatttgtgaggtccacctttcccaccacttcatctctcatctcaaccatccatttcccatcttcctccatcaaagggtagtacaaggagctaaggaagccaagggagcaagaagatcaagtggtgggtgccttgatagggtagattttcatattttttaagatgggccaagtgaggccaaccgatcaatggtttggatcttactttggaccctaagatgtggccaatggcccacttggatcatcatgatcattccatgatggggccattctccatggaccccatcatgatgtttatttctttacatgcttagggtcatctagaccatttaatttagtggagaagggatctccaccgttggatctaatttttatagacccatgtgtaatggggcccacttgatgtatgatttagtgcaagggagggcccatagtgccgggggtccctccatcacgcggtttcactctctatctctctccccttttattttattttttactttattttattttattttaatttgttggatgatgaagaggttgtgtggcccacttgaatggaccccaccatagggtatgtattccatccaactcacctacgagtggggcccactttgtgtgtagtatacacaccatcctccatgaggtggcccacataagcaaggcccacctctagtatatttgcagagtccagcgtccagggacgctggacgttacatGGGAAAGGTAAATTTTAGCTAGGTTTGGGGTGGTTCacttgtgtagaccccaccttgatgcatgtattaaatccacaccatccattcccttcccaagctctttttagccgttgacctaaaagatgggatccatcagactttcgacggcCATACCTAGCAAATggtggtctttaccattaaaaccttccctattgTTTTTATGCACcgaacaggtccaatattgggctcgtttaacttttcgggccatggaaggccattggatggagtggatggcttggatatggaccccaccaataaAATCctcaataaaatagaaattaacAAACGGGATGGATGCCTAAATAATTCGTTTGTTAACGATCAGGACTGCCATTTTTCGGCGCGCACAGACGCTTCTCACgggtagccgtgggccccaccttgatgattatatgctatctaaaccgttcatatggtgggcccctacctgacgtgggcccaccccaaaaatcagcttgatccaagacgcaggtggcccacaccgtatgaaaccgtgggattgaacatttacctttgaaaccctttttgggcccacagaagtcttggatcaaggtgaaactttttatcacccttcatctaggtctgcttgaccttattaagggtttggatgaaatgtaaacattacggtgggccccacatggagcccacacagatgtatgtgttttacctccaccgtccgcctggacggtggagcccactgtgtgtgtgcgcgtgcgtctgtgggtgggtgcatgcgtgtgtgtgcgtgcgtgtggtgtatgcatgtgtgtatatatatattatattatatcatgattgatataatattggtgggaggcccaccttagtttgttgtggcctgtgattgaggcccaccttgatatagatgtaaggcccaactgtcgaggcccatttgatgtaatggggccaatgagttgaggcccatttgatgtgcacatggggcccaattggtgaggcccatttgatacatataaggcccaggtgagtagacccatttgatgtacatatggagcccagctgtcgaggcccatttgacacgtgtaaggcccataagcttaggcctatttgatatgttctgaagcccccgggttatagccattgcaatgtacataaggtccattggtgtggcccacttaatgaatataaggcccatatgacttggctaatttgatgtatttaagggcccaatggatgtacctaaggtccattgcaatgtgtgatcccaaaataacttatgaaatgatatttgtggcagtcgtgccttgggagcaatgttggtttgacgtccacattgtaagtgtagtgtggttaaatgtccgcattatgactttcccttgggcccactgataggcccatatgtgtaatatgtaggccgtctaggcccatcttcattatgagcatcatccaccccatataacatatttaattccatgattcatgatcatatgcatcatacgtatgcttgatatgagaaatgactgatcatagcataggcaGATTGTTttggggctcccgtacagggggtgttgcgctacatgagcgcacgatacgcccAGGATTGCGTATGCCTtcgatagtgtgattcatgcatttgcattgtgtgatattatCGTACGCCTAGCGACATCGtggccatagcctccacgacGCATCGTGGTCGGGGGATCCGATACCTAGAAATcgctctacatggggtgcgatagatatcccctggtgaaagtccctaaacccttatggtaccagaggttgctccaacgctagaccgagtgggtgcatgagggCCGAGtggattaccagacggttgcgctttccaccgtgtcgttggtcggttggaagggggtgcggccttacccgcccaagagtagggggcaatgctagcctGAGTCTGACCACTcaagaatgggtccgctattgacgagtcgagcccgatatttggcagggatagtgaggtcttttccactcaccttataagcgcgatggggcggcaatcagtgtgaagtgtactagaccccggtgatattccagatttgagccatattgacatgtggacttagatgaggatttgtatgcttgacttgcattttgcattgcatggccttggtatggccgacatcattctttgcaccgcatggccttggtacggctaatgggattcttagcattcatcagcatgttccgcattactctgatactgcataactacattatcaccttgagcatacactttcaccaccttctaagctttctataagcttatgcacgaccgttgcgtgcaggtgacgttggatcgcagcagcgctgaggcttgggcgcgtggctgatcttcttttggagcttttggactatcttcattgtatttcccttatgctcattgcacttgtaaagtttttgattatagtggaaatgtgatggagtttttggttgttgtttgtgggttatgcctttggttatgcttattacgaatcaaactgatgttgaaaatcctccttgtagcatcccaggatcggaacctggcgaatgggctctgggagccgagaatggggttctacggaggctgtcggcgccagattcggcgatcgggaattttgtgagcccggtttccgagtttggggcgtgacaatccaagtatcaaattaaaagaaaacattGGAAGAACAGTTACACAACTAGAAtatgctagtgctataggcagtcttatgtatgctatgcagtGCACAAGACTGGATATTGCATACACtatgagtaaactaagtaggtttactagtaatcctAGTGTAGAATACTGGAAAGCTATAAGTAGATTTCTGAGTTATCGAAAATAAGCTAAAGAAATAAGGTTATTCTACTTAAGTTTCTAgatgtattggaaggatatactgatgcgagttggatatcgagtgtagAGGACTACAAGTCCACAACAGAGTAgatattcaccttaggaggtgcaGTTGTCTCTTgaggatccaagaaacaaactggCATTACGCATTCGACAATGGAGTATGAGTTCATAGCCTTGGCTGCAACTGGCAAAGAGGCTAAATGACTGAGAGATCTTTTATTATAAATCTTATTATGTGCGAAGCCTATACCGattgtttcacttcattgtgacaGTGAAGCCACTTTAACGAGAACCTATAATGGTACATATAATGGGAAGTACAGACATAAAAGTCCGAAACATGATTATATAAGGTagttgattcaagatggaatcattgcgatctcatttgta
This region includes:
- the LOC131223786 gene encoding uncharacterized protein LOC131223786, translated to MAYRRKQPFSRASTFKEDFRSSREDSKPSISRFSTFKDDIQSSYDSSSSSPSSSSSSSSSLATQAIRASSAHRDSSISSAYGESAYREPTRQRPDPLWQQDSRTYDYTSINSVNESKYGFWGVLARKAKSILEDDNMAQKFEIPSRTGPQMLDTSTGGQSHQSPESSQKSGSPKLQKGLDAITSSLNYLGDTIGNAFEEGLTIMESRTADIISETRKMNIRRKGINPDQQNQASDSLSPQQQPPQMQTDQETQLKASRDVAMAMAAKAKLLLRELKTVKADLAFAKERCAQLEEENKIIRESREKGVIPEDDDLIRLQLETLLAEKGRLANENSLYARENRFLREVVEYHQLTMQDVVYLDEGIEEVTEVRHFPIIPITEVRLRPPSLPPPDRSEAPPTANTKGTFPDQAIPDALPVPAPPSGSPAAATPTAPVLIPAGEDPKQRQRSPSPSS